TCGAGATCCGCACCAGGATCGTCTGCGGATCGGAGAACATTGCGTCGATCGAGCTGAAATATTCGCTCCTCAGCACGAAAAACAGGATGACCCCGACGACGACGACCTTGAACAGCGATTTTCCGAACTCGATGAGGCCCGGCAGGCTGAAGAGCCGTTCCCAGCCTTTAACGGGAGAGATGCGCGAGGCCTGCGGCCGGATGCGTTCGAGCACCGGCGTCGGCAGGTTCTGGAAGATGGAGGAGGCGATGCCGAACACCATGAACAGGATGAAAGCCGGCGCCAGCAGCGCCGCAGTGGCCCAGCCGAGCTTAACGAACAGCGAAAGGACGTCAGGCCCGGTCTCGATCTTCCATTGGTCGGGCTGATCGAAGATGTCGCGCAGCGTTTCAGCCATCCGCCCGACGCTGTCGGGGAGGAAGAACACCAGGTAGATATAGGTGGCAAGGATGGTCGCGAAGATCGACAGTTCGCGCGAAAACGGCACGTTGCCTTTCTCGGCGGCGTCGGTTTGCTTTTTCGCGGTCGGGGCTTCTGTTTTGCTGTCCTTGTCATCATCTGCCAAGTCGCGGCCCTCCGTCAAAGATATAGAGCGCAGCTAATGCATGTCGCCCAAACACGTGCAGCGGTTTTGGATGACGACATGCGTCAAAACAAAGAGCTAAAGCGCGTCGCGGAAACCGGGTTCCTGCGACGCGCTTTAGAGCGCGGCCTATTGTTGGAAGGGTAGTCGCCTGTGGCATGGCGATCAACAGCCGCCTTGCGGGCGGCTGGATTTGTTAACAGTCTCGCAGGATCAGGCGGCTGCCGAAGCGTCGCCTTCTTTTTCCTTGAGTTCGATCTGGCCAGAATTGGCCAGGCGAATCGCTTCCTGCGCCACGGCGCGCCGGGCAATGGCGATCTCGCGCGGATTGACGCCGCCCATGCCGCTCTGCAGATCCGATTCGATCATGCGGCGCTGGCGCGGGCTGATGGCGGAGAGAACCGATTCGCGGATCTCGGGCGGCGAACCGCGCAGGGAGACGGTGAGCACATCCGTCGAGATGTCGTTGAGCAGCAGGACACGGCTGCGCTGCGGCATGTACATGAGGTCCTCGAACAGGAAGATCTTCGGGCGGACCTTGTTGACGGATTCGCGGCTGATCGATTCGAGCGAGGTAAGCAGCGTGTCGACCTGCGGCTTGTCGAGCTCGTTCATCAGATCGGCGACCTTCGTCGAGCCGGCGGCATTGCGCTCTGCCTCGACCTCGGCAAGCAGCGTCATGACCTGGTTCTCGATGATCTGCGCAGCCTTCGGGCTGACGGTCTTCATATTGACGGTTCGGTTCATGATGTCGGCGCGGCGGTTGTCGGGAAGCTGCAGCAGCACCTTGGCGCCGAAGTTGGAAGGCATCATCGACAGAATATAAGCAACGGTCTGCGGATGTTCGCGCAGCAGGAACTGGGCGATGAATGTCGGCTCCGCCTCGCTGAGGCGATCCCAGATCGAGGTTTCGTAGGCCTGGAACGCCGTGCGGCGGCCGAGCAGGCTGTCGACCTCGTCAGGCGTCAGGCCTTCTTCCAGAATGGCTTCGATCGCCTTGGCGTTGTCCATCAGTCCGGCGCCCTCGGTGAAGAGGTCTTCGAACTCGGAGACGAGCATCAACAGCTCGTCCGGCGGAATGGCGCGCAGCGACTGGGCGGATGAGATAATGGTCTGCAATTCGGCCTGGGTGAAATATTTCAACAGCCGGCCGGCGACGCCCTTTCCCATAGCGAGAAGAACAGCCGCCGCCTTTTCAGCCTGGGTCAACGGTTTCCCGGCTAGCGCGCCGCCGAAATCGTCAAAGTCCATCATGGTCTAACCTCTCCGTCCCACACAGGGATCAGGCTTTTTTCGTACTCAAAACTTCTATCAGTTTCACACCGAATCGGGTGTCGTCGTTATCAAGCACCGTAATCTCGCCGCGGGCAATCCTGCGGCCGTTCACCATGATCTCGACCGGCTCGCCGATTTTCTTGTCGAGGGCGATCGTCGCCCCTTCATTGAGGTTCATCAGGCCGGAGACCTGCATGCGGCTGGTGCCGAGCATGATCTGGACATCGATCGGAATGTCCATGATCAGTTCGAAATTGGAATTCAAGGCGCTGCCGAGCGGAGCCGGCGACGCATCGAAAGAAGGGGTGCTGCCGAAATCCATGCCGGCAGCCGCGCCGGCATTGCCGGCACCGAAATCGCCGCCGAAATCGTCGCCGCCGAACGGGCTGTCCGAAATCTCGCCGCCGAAAGCCGCCAGATCGGTTCCTGCTGCGAAGGCGTCGTTCTGCAGGTCGTCGCCAAACTGCGGCAGGTCGCCATCGGCATCCTGCTTCAGCACGCCGCGCAGATCGTCGATCGCCTGATCGAGATCCGCTTCGCTGCCCGGCATATCCAGGGAGAGGTCGCTGTTCTGCTGTGTTTTCTTCGTAGCCATGAAATCACTATTCCAGTTGAAACTTGCCTCAAACTGCCTTTGCAGCCCGAAAGCCAGAGAACCGATTAATTCATTAAATGACGGATGAGTTCGTCATCCGAGTTCATCGTATCCTTGACGCGGACCATGTAGTTTTCGCCTGAACGCCCGAACTCGCACACATACAATTCCTTGCTGTTGGCGCTGACCTCGACGCGCACGTCGCCATGGTCACGGAAAGGAATGACGTCGCCAACCATCAGCTTCGAGATCGTGCGCAATGTCAGGTCCTGCAGCCTGATCTTGGCCTCGAGCGTGACATGCGAGCGGCGAACCTGGTCGCCGAGCTGTTCGGTCCATTCCGCTGAGCTGCCGCCGGACTGGCGCTTCGGCTTCGGCGGCGTCACCTTGGTCTTCAACAGCGCCGTCTGCGGAACCATCAACGAAAATTCCGACACGATGCCGGCAAGCGTGATCGACATATTGATGGCGGCGGCGAATTCGTCCGGGCGGTCTTCCGGCGGCCGGGCGCGCATCTCAAGGGCGTGTGGGACCGAGAGGCTCGGTTCGAAGCCGCCGGGTGCGTTGACGGCCGAGCGCAGCACCTTGGCGATCTTGTCGAAAACCATCACCGCCAGGTCCGTCTCGATGATCGACAGCAGCCGGTCGGCAGGCTCCTCGATCGTATCGGCGGTGGCGCCGAGCAGGTGCTCCATCAGCGTAATGACGAAACCGTTGCCGCAGGCAATCGTGATGTTCTGCGACCAGTTGCGCAAGGTCGCATCGACGAGCGTGACGTTCGAGCTCAGGTCGTCGATCAGATGGTTCTTGTAGCCGATTTCGCAGCCGAGATAGTTGACCGTCACCTCGAGGCCGGTCTCGCTCTTGATGACGTCGGGAAAGAATTCGCTGTAGATTTCCCCGAAGGAGCTGCAGATCTTGGCGACCCTGCCTTTGTCGCCGAGCCCGCCGGTCAGCTTGGCGAGAAGGGCAGGATCCATTGCCGGTTTGTCGTGCGAAGCATTGCTCATGGTCATTTAAGCCGCCTTGTTTTCGCCGCCTGGGTTCATCATTTCCTGTTCGACCGCATCGATGGACGGGCGCTCGTAAGCCGAGATCGTCTTGCGGCCGTATTCGAGAGCGACTTGCGGCACCGAGCCGTTCATGTAGGCAAGCAGCGTCTGCTTGACGATGACGTAAAGGCGGTGCTGCTTGTTGCGCACGATCTTGATCTGGGAGACCAGCGGCGAGCAGACGCAGTAGGACAAGAGGATGCCGAGGAAGGTGCCGACCAGCGCCGAGCCGATCAGGTGGCCGAGCACTTCGGGCGAATCGTTGATATGGGCCATCGCCTTGATGACGCCGAGAACCGCCGCGACGATACCGATCGCCGGGAAGGAATCGCCCATGATCTGGATCGCGTAGTAGGGCTTCATCTTGTCGTGCATGATGGTGTTGAGCTCTTCGTCCATC
This Rhizobium acidisoli DNA region includes the following protein-coding sequences:
- the fliN gene encoding flagellar motor switch protein FliN gives rise to the protein MATKKTQQNSDLSLDMPGSEADLDQAIDDLRGVLKQDADGDLPQFGDDLQNDAFAAGTDLAAFGGEISDSPFGGDDFGGDFGAGNAGAAAGMDFGSTPSFDASPAPLGSALNSNFELIMDIPIDVQIMLGTSRMQVSGLMNLNEGATIALDKKIGEPVEIMVNGRRIARGEITVLDNDDTRFGVKLIEVLSTKKA
- the flhB gene encoding flagellar biosynthesis protein FlhB, with the protein product MADDDKDSKTEAPTAKKQTDAAEKGNVPFSRELSIFATILATYIYLVFFLPDSVGRMAETLRDIFDQPDQWKIETGPDVLSLFVKLGWATAALLAPAFILFMVFGIASSIFQNLPTPVLERIRPQASRISPVKGWERLFSLPGLIEFGKSLFKVVVVGVILFFVLRSEYFSSIDAMFSDPQTILVRISTAMRKIIIVVLIATAIVAIVDVFWTRHHWFTELKMTRHEIKEENKQAQGDPFVKGRQRSLMRDRARRRMISNVHRATLVIANPTHYAVALRYAREENDAPVVLAKGQDLIALKIREIAEKNGIPVFEDPPLARSMFAQVSVDTVIPSVFYKAVAELIHRVYAADAKNKRVR
- the fliG gene encoding flagellar motor switch protein FliG, encoding MMDFDDFGGALAGKPLTQAEKAAAVLLAMGKGVAGRLLKYFTQAELQTIISSAQSLRAIPPDELLMLVSEFEDLFTEGAGLMDNAKAIEAILEEGLTPDEVDSLLGRRTAFQAYETSIWDRLSEAEPTFIAQFLLREHPQTVAYILSMMPSNFGAKVLLQLPDNRRADIMNRTVNMKTVSPKAAQIIENQVMTLLAEVEAERNAAGSTKVADLMNELDKPQVDTLLTSLESISRESVNKVRPKIFLFEDLMYMPQRSRVLLLNDISTDVLTVSLRGSPPEIRESVLSAISPRQRRMIESDLQSGMGGVNPREIAIARRAVAQEAIRLANSGQIELKEKEGDASAAA
- the motA gene encoding flagellar motor stator protein MotA, whose protein sequence is MNIIIGFIVTCGCVIGSFMAMGGHVDALFQPFEFVIIGGAGLGSFIMANPMKVVKDSGKALGEAFKHAVPKERNYLDTLGVLYSLMRDLRTKSRNEIEAHIDNPAESTIFQSAPTILKNKELTAFICDYVRLIIIGNARSHEIEALMDEELNTIMHDKMKPYYAIQIMGDSFPAIGIVAAVLGVIKAMAHINDSPEVLGHLIGSALVGTFLGILLSYCVCSPLVSQIKIVRNKQHRLYVIVKQTLLAYMNGSVPQVALEYGRKTISAYERPSIDAVEQEMMNPGGENKAA
- a CDS encoding FliM/FliN family flagellar motor switch protein — encoded protein: MTMSNASHDKPAMDPALLAKLTGGLGDKGRVAKICSSFGEIYSEFFPDVIKSETGLEVTVNYLGCEIGYKNHLIDDLSSNVTLVDATLRNWSQNITIACGNGFVITLMEHLLGATADTIEEPADRLLSIIETDLAVMVFDKIAKVLRSAVNAPGGFEPSLSVPHALEMRARPPEDRPDEFAAAINMSITLAGIVSEFSLMVPQTALLKTKVTPPKPKRQSGGSSAEWTEQLGDQVRRSHVTLEAKIRLQDLTLRTISKLMVGDVIPFRDHGDVRVEVSANSKELYVCEFGRSGENYMVRVKDTMNSDDELIRHLMN